A single genomic interval of Rhododendron vialii isolate Sample 1 chromosome 3a, ASM3025357v1 harbors:
- the LOC131320907 gene encoding uncharacterized protein LOC131320907: MVKVPSCGLTIDTLLALYSTDLERVLSFVFNLGRSLHSKVSSIVHNGDWKWPRQRNRVTQTIMSQTPPNFKPVCGKEDSVVWLPHPTGYSVHSAWEAIRTKLPIQQWTKIVWFSRNIPRWAFILWLAIQHKPSTKDRLFSWGMNVPVDCVFCATGLESHHHLFFHCPVSCSVWHTVWCKSSNSQVPHLLADVIAWYVQNVQSNSFQSVILKAALASTVYSLWLERNKRVFQHQALPQDRLLLHIINSIRDSLSSKRGVKPTQANKVLCDSWQLFGKIFGLAR, from the coding sequence ATGGTCAAGGTACCTTCTTGTGGCTTGACAATTGACACCCTCTTGGCCCTTTATTCAACAGATTTGGAGAGAGTGTTGTCTTTTGTCTTTAACCTTGGCAGATCATTACATTCAAAGGTTTCTTCTATTGTTCATAATGGGGACTGGAAATGGCCAAGGCAAAGGAATAGGGTCACTCAAACTATCATGTCTCAGACTCCTCCTAATTTCAAGCCAGTTTGTGGAAAGGAGGATTCGGTTGTTTGGCTCCCTCACCCGACTGGGTATTCTGTCCACTCGGCTTGGGAAGCTATTCGGACTAAACTTCCTATACAACAATGGACTAAGATTGTTTGGTTTAGCAGGAACATTCCTCGTTGGGCTTTTATTTTATGGTTGGCAATCCAGCATAAACCGAGTACAAAAGATAGACTGTTTAGCTGGGGCATGAATGTGCCTGTGGACTGTGTTTTCTGTGCTACTGGATTGGAATCTCATCACCATCTTTTTTTCCATTGCCCTGTGTCTTGTTCTGTGTGGCATACTGTTTGGTGTAAGTCTTCTAATAGTCAAGTGCCCCATTTGTTAGCTGATGTGATTGCTTGGTATGTTCAGAATGTACAAAGTAATAGCTTCCAAAGTGTGATTTTGAAGGCTGCTTTGGCTTCTACAGTATACAGTTTGTGGTTGGAACGGAATAAAAGAGTTTTTCAACACCAAGCCCTCCCTCAAGACCGGTTGCTTCTCCACATTATCAATTCTATAAGGGATTCTCTTAGCTCTAAGAGGGGTGTGAAGCCTACTCAGGCAAACAAAGTTTTATGTGATAGTTGGCAGCTTTTCGGAAAAATTTTTGGTCTAGCTAGATga